One window of the Thermasporomyces composti genome contains the following:
- a CDS encoding zinc-binding dehydrogenase, translated as MRALVYDVFGERPVPREVPDPTPPPHGVVLRVTATGVCRSDWHAWRGHDPEVRVPHVGGHELAGVVAEVGAHVRRVRVGERVTVPFVCACGGCPACVVGDQQVCARQTQPGFTHWGSFAEYVVIHHADVNVVPIPDDLDDAAAAILGCRFGTAYRAVLRQGQVAVGDWVAVHGCGGVGLAAVMIAAAAGARVVAVDVSAPALRLARELGAEEVVDASLAGTIPAEDPDAVAQIVRDLTGGGARVSLDCLGSPRTCAASVLSVRRRGRHVQVGLLSRAEVPMDRVVAYEVELVGSHGLQAHEYPGMLAMVESGRLRPDRLVQRRIQLDDIPDVLAAMDTGASPSPGMTVAVLS; from the coding sequence GTGCGGGCCCTCGTCTACGACGTCTTCGGCGAGCGACCGGTCCCGCGTGAGGTCCCCGACCCGACACCGCCACCCCACGGTGTCGTGCTCCGCGTGACGGCGACGGGCGTGTGTCGCAGTGACTGGCACGCCTGGCGCGGTCACGACCCGGAGGTGCGGGTTCCACACGTCGGCGGACACGAGCTCGCCGGTGTGGTGGCCGAGGTCGGTGCGCACGTGCGTCGCGTGCGGGTCGGTGAGCGCGTCACGGTGCCGTTCGTGTGCGCCTGCGGCGGCTGCCCGGCGTGCGTCGTGGGAGACCAGCAGGTCTGCGCACGCCAAACCCAGCCGGGGTTCACCCACTGGGGTTCCTTCGCCGAGTACGTCGTCATCCACCATGCCGACGTCAACGTCGTCCCCATCCCCGATGACCTCGACGACGCGGCGGCAGCGATCCTGGGCTGCCGGTTCGGCACGGCGTATCGGGCGGTCCTGCGACAGGGCCAAGTCGCGGTCGGTGACTGGGTGGCGGTCCACGGCTGCGGCGGGGTGGGTCTCGCCGCGGTCATGATCGCTGCGGCGGCGGGCGCGCGCGTCGTCGCGGTCGACGTCTCCGCGCCCGCGTTGCGGCTGGCGCGCGAGCTCGGCGCGGAGGAGGTGGTGGACGCCTCGCTCGCCGGAACGATCCCGGCGGAGGACCCCGATGCGGTCGCCCAGATCGTCCGCGACCTCACCGGCGGCGGGGCACGCGTCTCGCTGGACTGCCTCGGCTCGCCGCGTACCTGCGCGGCGTCCGTGCTGAGCGTGCGGCGCCGTGGCCGGCACGTCCAGGTGGGTCTGCTGTCGCGGGCCGAGGTGCCGATGGACCGCGTGGTCGCCTACGAGGTCGAGCTCGTGGGCAGTCACGGGCTCCAAGCCCACGAGTACCCCGGCATGCTCGCGATGGTGGAGTCCGGTCGGCTTCGTCCGGACCGACTGGTCCAGCGACGGATCCAGCTGGACGACATTCCTGACGTCCTGGCGGCGATGGACACCGGCGCCTCGCCGTCGCCCGGCATGACGGTCGCCGTCCTGTCGTGA